The following are encoded in a window of Bos indicus isolate NIAB-ARS_2022 breed Sahiwal x Tharparkar chromosome 21, NIAB-ARS_B.indTharparkar_mat_pri_1.0, whole genome shotgun sequence genomic DNA:
- the OTUB2 gene encoding ubiquitin thioesterase OTUB2 isoform X3: MSETSFNLISEKCDILSILRDHPENRIYQRKIQELSKRFTAIRKTKGDGNCFYRALGYSYLESLLGKSREILKFKERVLQTPNDLLVAGFEEHTFRNFFNAFYSVVELVEKDGSVSSLLKVFNDQSFSDRIVQFLRLLTSAFIRNRADFFRHFIDEEMDIKDFCAHEVEPMAMECDHIQITALSQALNIALQVEYVDEMDTALNHHVFPEAATPSVYLLYKTSHYNILYAADKH; encoded by the exons aGTGAAACATCTTTCAACCTAATATCAGAAAAATGTGACATTCTATCAATTCTTCGGGATCATCCTGAAAACAGGATCTACCAGAGGAAAATCCAG GAACTCAGCAAAAGGTTCACCGCCATCCGCAAGACCAAGGGGGATGGGAACTGCTTCTACCGGGCCTTGGGCTACTCCTACCTGGAGTCTCTGCTGGGCAAGAGCAGGGAGATCCTCAA ATTCAAAGAGCGTGTACTGCAGACCCCCAACGACCTCCTGGTGGCTGGCTTCGAGGAGCACACGTTCCGAAACTTCTTCAACGCT TTTTACAGCGTGGTAGAGCTGGTGGAGAAGGATGGCTCCGTGTCCAGCCTGCTGAAGGTATTCAACGACCAGAGCTTCTCGGACCGAATCGTGCAGTTCCTGCGCCTGCTGACCTCCGCCTTCATCAGGAACCGTGCAGATTTCTTCCGACATTTCATCGACGAGGAGATGGACATCAAAGACTTCTGCGCTCAT GAAGTGGAGCCCATGGCTATGGAGTGTGACCACATCCAGATCACGGCCCTGTCCCAGGCCCTGAACATCGCCCTGCAGGTGGAGTACGTGGACGAGATGGACACGGCCCTGAACCACCACGTGTTCCCCGAGGCTGCCACCCCCTCCGTGTACCTGCTCTATAAAACATCCCACTACAACATCCTTTATGCAGCCGATAAACATTGA
- the OTUB2 gene encoding ubiquitin thioesterase OTUB2 isoform X1 — MSETGSVIDIQHCVEFKSETSFNLISEKCDILSILRDHPENRIYQRKIQELSKRFTAIRKTKGDGNCFYRALGYSYLESLLGKSREILKFKERVLQTPNDLLVAGFEEHTFRNFFNAFYSVVELVEKDGSVSSLLKVFNDQSFSDRIVQFLRLLTSAFIRNRADFFRHFIDEEMDIKDFCAHEVEPMAMECDHIQITALSQALNIALQVEYVDEMDTALNHHVFPEAATPSVYLLYKTSHYNILYAADKH; from the exons aGTGAAACATCTTTCAACCTAATATCAGAAAAATGTGACATTCTATCAATTCTTCGGGATCATCCTGAAAACAGGATCTACCAGAGGAAAATCCAG GAACTCAGCAAAAGGTTCACCGCCATCCGCAAGACCAAGGGGGATGGGAACTGCTTCTACCGGGCCTTGGGCTACTCCTACCTGGAGTCTCTGCTGGGCAAGAGCAGGGAGATCCTCAA ATTCAAAGAGCGTGTACTGCAGACCCCCAACGACCTCCTGGTGGCTGGCTTCGAGGAGCACACGTTCCGAAACTTCTTCAACGCT TTTTACAGCGTGGTAGAGCTGGTGGAGAAGGATGGCTCCGTGTCCAGCCTGCTGAAGGTATTCAACGACCAGAGCTTCTCGGACCGAATCGTGCAGTTCCTGCGCCTGCTGACCTCCGCCTTCATCAGGAACCGTGCAGATTTCTTCCGACATTTCATCGACGAGGAGATGGACATCAAAGACTTCTGCGCTCAT GAAGTGGAGCCCATGGCTATGGAGTGTGACCACATCCAGATCACGGCCCTGTCCCAGGCCCTGAACATCGCCCTGCAGGTGGAGTACGTGGACGAGATGGACACGGCCCTGAACCACCACGTGTTCCCCGAGGCTGCCACCCCCTCCGTGTACCTGCTCTATAAAACATCCCACTACAACATCCTTTATGCAGCCGATAAACATTGA
- the OTUB2 gene encoding ubiquitin thioesterase OTUB2 isoform X2, whose amino-acid sequence MITMSETSFNLISEKCDILSILRDHPENRIYQRKIQELSKRFTAIRKTKGDGNCFYRALGYSYLESLLGKSREILKFKERVLQTPNDLLVAGFEEHTFRNFFNAFYSVVELVEKDGSVSSLLKVFNDQSFSDRIVQFLRLLTSAFIRNRADFFRHFIDEEMDIKDFCAHEVEPMAMECDHIQITALSQALNIALQVEYVDEMDTALNHHVFPEAATPSVYLLYKTSHYNILYAADKH is encoded by the exons aGTGAAACATCTTTCAACCTAATATCAGAAAAATGTGACATTCTATCAATTCTTCGGGATCATCCTGAAAACAGGATCTACCAGAGGAAAATCCAG GAACTCAGCAAAAGGTTCACCGCCATCCGCAAGACCAAGGGGGATGGGAACTGCTTCTACCGGGCCTTGGGCTACTCCTACCTGGAGTCTCTGCTGGGCAAGAGCAGGGAGATCCTCAA ATTCAAAGAGCGTGTACTGCAGACCCCCAACGACCTCCTGGTGGCTGGCTTCGAGGAGCACACGTTCCGAAACTTCTTCAACGCT TTTTACAGCGTGGTAGAGCTGGTGGAGAAGGATGGCTCCGTGTCCAGCCTGCTGAAGGTATTCAACGACCAGAGCTTCTCGGACCGAATCGTGCAGTTCCTGCGCCTGCTGACCTCCGCCTTCATCAGGAACCGTGCAGATTTCTTCCGACATTTCATCGACGAGGAGATGGACATCAAAGACTTCTGCGCTCAT GAAGTGGAGCCCATGGCTATGGAGTGTGACCACATCCAGATCACGGCCCTGTCCCAGGCCCTGAACATCGCCCTGCAGGTGGAGTACGTGGACGAGATGGACACGGCCCTGAACCACCACGTGTTCCCCGAGGCTGCCACCCCCTCCGTGTACCTGCTCTATAAAACATCCCACTACAACATCCTTTATGCAGCCGATAAACATTGA